The genomic region GCGCTGGAATGACATCGTCTTGAATAAAATTTGAATGAAAACCGGTCTGTCATTCAGGTAGCCCTTCATTTTCATTCCAGTGCCTCCTTTGATGTCATCCCATTACCTCCTCTCTTGTCATCCCAGTGCCAACGTTTATTATGTACCATATTGCAATGTTCGTACAGTTGTGACTTAAGTCCATAAGGAAAGGTGTCATTCCAGTCTGGAATCTAGTAGATTTATTTACTATATATGAAAAGTTATTATGTTTATATACTTGCAAGTGAACGAAATGGAACCCTATATACAGGTATGACGTCGAATTTGACTAAACGAATTTGGGAACACAAAAGCAAAGCCATCTCTGGTTTCACGTCAAAGTACAATGTTTGTAAATTAGTCTACTTTGAGGAATTTCAAGACATAAATTTAGCAATTAGTAGAGAAAAACTCCTAAAAAGCTGGCAGAGAAAATGGAAAATAAACTTAATTGAAAAAACAAATCAAGAATGGAGAGATGGTATGAATAAGTATTGCTTGGTTGGAAGCAAGAGAAGATAATGACTTCTCAGAGTGGATAGGTGGCAGGTTGGATGTTTTTCTGAAGCACTTTCTGCCCAGGGAGTAGAAAGAAGACTTCGTGGGGGAGATTAACTGCCCCTGCCACCGAAAATCATCGTGAGGCTCACAAAATGTGATGACCT from Wolbachia endosymbiont (group B) of Parapoynx stratiotata harbors:
- a CDS encoding GIY-YIG nuclease family protein — translated: MKSYYVYILASERNGTLYTGMTSNLTKRIWEHKSKAISGFTSKYNVCKLVYFEEFQDINLAISREKLLKSWQRKWKINLIEKTNQEWRDGMNKYCLVGSKRR